In the genome of Stomoxys calcitrans chromosome 4, idStoCalc2.1, whole genome shotgun sequence, the window agacagacggacagacagacggacagacagacggacagacagacggacagacagacggacagagagatggacagacagacgatatccgtccgtccatccgtttgtgCATCCGTCCAttcgtacgtccgtctgtgaacgctcgaacgcgtaaagcaagccgcttgatattttgcacagatacttctgattgatttaggtcgttgggtattgcaaatgggccatatcggttcagatttggatataggccccctatatagcgatctcctgatttgaaatCATAGCCctcagaagccgcaattgttatcctatttcgctgaaaatttgtacgtaGCGTTCTGTTCCCACTCCCAACAACCATACTATGCATGGGTCGAaatgatctataacctgatatagcccacatataaaccgatttgatttcttgagcccctagaatgaGCAAATGTTGTCcgtttgagttgaaattttgcaaggacATCCAACGAtcgtggtaagtatggtccaaatcgcactataacctgatatagacggacagacagacggacagacagacggacagacagacggacagacagacggacagacagacggacagacagacggacagacagacggacagacagacggacagacagacggacagacagacggacagacagacggacagacagacggacagacagacggacagacagacggacagacagacggacagacagacggacagacagacggacagacagacggacagacagacggacagacagacggacaggcagacggacagacagacggacagacagacggacagacagacggacagacagacggacagagagatgaacagagagacggacagacagacggacagacagacagacggacggacagactgacggacagactgacgggcagatagacggacagacagccatctgtctgtccgtctagctaaatcgaatcagaaagtgattctgagtcgatcggcatacttatcaatgggtctatctctcttccttttgggtgttacaaacaaatgcactaagttataataccccgtaccatagtagtggtgtagggtataaaaacatgaagGACAATTAAATATATGTCGATCGGAACCATACCCTGCATGGATGACAAAACACTTAAGAcagatgccaaatttcggcgaaattggttaataaatgcggtttCTATGGGTCTTTGACGTTAAAAtggcgagattggtttatatgggggctgtataaaaataatgcccgatataaaccatattcgATTACGAAATCGATggttactgtcccaaatgtttgtaaaatcgaggaaaaaattaagcttctataggctttagaccttaaatcaggatatcggcctgcatgggggctatatcaagatacagtccgatctagaccatagaCGACACGAATATTGATGAATATTGGTGGGCTTAATTCAATGtgacaattttcagcaaaatcgggggctatgggggctatattgagACAaaatccgatctagaccaagcCCAAAGCGCACAAACACCACTCACTGTGCCCGAATGGAAGCTTTAACAAGAGGTAGTTAAATATAGCCCAAATTCAAACTGAAACAGCCAATGCTcaaaataagaatctgtgcaaagtttcagctcaatgtcttctttttcgaagactgtagcgtgacttcaGCGGAAAGACGGACATTGCTTTATTATGTTAGAATTTTTCGAGCCACAAGAACATATGTATACACTTTATAGAGGCGAAAATAGATATGTCGATGCGTTGGTGGTTACAAAAAACCAAAGATTGTAACAACTGCAATCAAAGAACATTcttaaaatctaaaaaaaaaaattcaaactcTAAATTGCCTTCTTCTTTCATTGACTATGTTTTTCATCCTCTTGGCCCTTAAGGCACAGCACAAAGATGTAATCCAGTGATATTCTCCACTGACCTATTGTCGATTCTTTCTAaggacaagcaaacaaacaacaacttttTGTTTTCGCATTTGTATCTGTTTCAGTATCTGTTTCTGTTGCCCTCTTTGTCTCGGTGAAGGcaaaattcaatatttaaatGAATAACAAAAAGGCATTTGAATTGCATAGAACGAACAGAGACCAGTCAAACGAAATCGATTCTACAGATGAAAAATTGGGCGAATGACGTAGTTGATATTCGAACAACTGTTTCGATTCCTAATGGCACGTATAAATACCTTCGCCAATGGAATATGGAGTTTAGTTAAAATCGAATTAATCAAAGGCATGAAGTTCCGTTTCCTGGCACTTTTcatttgtgtgtgtgcgtttgcaTTCCTAGTGGGAGGAGCACCCACTAGGCTGCCTGATGAGGACGAGGGTGGAGGTGGTGTAGATGCTGGCAATGAAATTGCAGGCGCCGACAAAGGCGCAGAAGAACCACAAGACAGTGTTGATGACGGTGTAACAAGCGAAAGTGAAACGGACACTGAAGCAGTAAAAGAAACTGCACCGGCGGAAACTGCGGCAGAAGCTGGTGAAGTAACTGCAGAAGAATCAACAGGTGCAGACACACCAAGTGAAGAAACTCCTGCTGATGAAGATACCCCTATAGCGGAGACTGGAGAAGAGAGTGCTGGTGAGGAACCAAAtggtgaagaaactccagcaGAAGTGGCAAGTGAAGAAACTACTGGTGAGAAAGTCGTAGATGaagaaactcctgcagaagaaaCCAATGAAGAGAATGCTGCTAACGGAACTCTTTCAGATAAAACCGCGGGTGAGGAAGCAGCTGGCGAAGAAATTCCTGCTGGTGAGGAGCCCGCTGGTGaagaaactcctgcagaagtgaCTGGTGAGGAAAACCTTGGTGAGGAAGCCGCTGGTGAGAAAGGTGCTGCAGAAGAGGTTGGCGAAGAAAGCGGTGTTGAAGAAATTGCTTCAGAAGCGACTGTTGGTGAGGAAACAAGTGGTAAAGAAACTCCTGCTGGTGAGGAAGCAGCCGGTGAAGAAACTACAGCAGAAGAGACTGGTGAAGAAGCCTCTGGAGCGGAAGTCGCTGGTGaagaaactcctgcagaagaaaCAGGTGAAGAAGGTGCTTCGGAAAATACCCCTTCAGAAGAGACTGCGGATGAGGAAGCAGCTGGCGAAGAAATTCCTACTGGTGaagaaactcctgcagaagaagCAGGTACAGCTGaagaaactcctgcagaagtgaCTGGTGATGAAAATGTTGGTGAAGAAGCAACTGGTAAAGAAGGTGCTGCTGAAGAAACTCCTGCTGAAGAGAGTGGTGAAGAAACTCCCGCAGAAGAGACTGGTGAAGAAGTCTCTGGTGAGGAAGTCGCTGGGGAAGATACCACTGCAGAAGAAACAAGTGAAGAAAGTGCTTCAGAAAAAACTCCTTCA includes:
- the LOC131997070 gene encoding sperm acrosomal protein FSA-ACR.1-like, translated to MARINTFANGIWSLVKIELIKGMKFRFLALFICVCAFAFLVGGAPTRLPDEDEGGGGVDAGNEIAGADKGAEEPQDSVDDGVTSESETDTEAVKETAPAETAAEAGEVTAEESTGADTPSEETPADEDTPIAETGEESAGEEPNGEETPAEVASEETTGEKVVDEETPAEETNEENAANGTLSDKTAGEEAAGEEIPAGEEPAGEETPAEVTGEENLGEEAAGEKGAAEEVGEESGVEEIASEATVGEETSGKETPAGEEAAGEETTAEETGEEASGAEVAGEETPAEETGEEGASENTPSEETADEEAAGEEIPTGEETPAEEAGTAEETPAEVTGDENVGEEATGKEGAAEETPAEESGEETPAEETGEEVSGEEVAGEDTTAEETSEESASEKTPSEETAGGEAAGDEIPAGEETAGEETPAEVTGEENVGEEVAGEEEASEETPAEGTAGEEAAGEEIPAGEEPAGSR